In Gimesia panareensis, the genomic window TCTTCGACCGTCCACTTTTTCACAAGCGGACGCGGCGGTCCCTGAGGAATCGGATCGGCTTTTTCCAGATTGACTTCCAGCACCGGCTTGAGCGCTTTCTTTTCCGCATCGGTCAGTGTCTTGATGGCTTCAGCACGGATATTGACCAGGAACTTGTTGAAGGACATGCCCCCTTTGTGGGCCGTCGATTTCAGATACCATTCAAAGTAACGTTTACGCAGGTCGTTGTTCCAGCCGCTGGCCAGACTGCTGAGCACTTTGGCATAGTGAATCTGTTCTTCCTGGGTCAGCGCTTTGTCCTGCAGAGCCAGGGTTCGCTCAATCACCTTGGGAGCATTCAAATAAACCAGCAAGCGGCTCAATTCCCGATTCATGAAGACATCATCGGAAGGATACGCTTTGTCGATCTGGGCCAGCACGTCGATCCGTTCACGTTCGGTCGGTTCTCCGAGTCGAACAAAGACAAGCTGATAGAGACGCAGTAGATCCATTTTCTGAGTCTGGGATAACTGACTCCAGTCGAGACCTTTTAACCGCTCCAGCAGAGCATGCTTGACGGCGGGTTTTCCATTCCGGGCCAGAGCAATACCGGCGTTGATGAGTGTGGCGGGATCCTGTTCGATCAGTACACAGTTCTGCCACTGCTCTACAGGCTGGTGCTCCAGAGCAATTCGTGCGGCATAGCGAATGTGTCGATCGGAATGTCCCAGGTAAGGCCAGACTTCATAAACCGCATCCGCGTTCTGCTGTTCGTGATATTTTTCCAGATCTCGACGCAGTTCCCGATAGCCGGCCAGTTCAGCAGGAGTCGGTGAAACCGGGGCCGTCGATTCACTGCCCGTGTAAGTAATCCGGTACAGACCAGACTGTGTCTTTCGTCCACCGATGGTGAAATACAGCGCGCCGTCGGCAGGATTGACCACCAGGTCAGTGACTGGCAGTGGTGTCGCCGAAGCGAATTTTTCATAGGTTGCGACGTATGATGCTCCCTGTGGCTTCATATGGACGGCGTAAATGATGCCGTAGCTCCAGTCAGAAATGAACAGAGCACGCTGGTATTTCGCAGGAAATTTAGTGCCGGTGCCGAAGACAATCCCGGTGGGAGACCCCTGTCCGATATTCACGACGGCAGGCAGACTGTCGGGATAGTAGGCGGGCCATTTTCCGGTTCCGGAGCGCCAGCCGAATTCGCTGCCGCTGGTGACATGATTCACCCGGGTCGGACGATACCAGGGAGATCCCACATCCCATTCCATGTCGGCATCGTAAGTAAACAGTTCCCCTTCCGGGTTGAAGGCGATGTCGTATTCATTACGGAACCCAGAGCTGACAAGTTCGAATTCTTTGCCCTCCGGATCGGTACGGCAGATCCAGCCTCCCGGTGCCAGCTTACCGGCAGCATGTCCGCGGGCATCCCACAGACGCGGCAAGAGCAGGTCTTCATCCCAGTTGCGGGGAACCAGTGATTTCTCGGGGTTGGGCAGATCGGTATGGTTTCCAGCGGCAATATAAAGTGATTTTTTATCGGGAGAAAGAATGATCGCATGCGGGCCATGCTCACCGGCCCCTTTGATTTCCCGCAGGAACTGAACGTCGTCAAACTGGTCATCGCCGTTGGTGTCTTTCAGGCGATAGAGTCCGGAAGGACGTGTATTTCCGCCATTCACGACAGCATACAGACTGTCGAAAGCATAGAGCAGACCATGGGCCATCCCCATATCGACATTCAGCTTTTCCACTTTGGTATCATTGGTTTTCGCACCGACTTTCGAGGGTGTGATGCGATACAGAGAACCATACTGATCTGAGGCGATCAGTCGCCCCTTGGGATCGATGGTCATGCTGACCCAGGAACCCTGTGCATCAGTCGGAACCGAATAAAGCAGTTCGACTTTGTACCCTTTCAATAACTTGATCTGATCGACAGGAGTCGCACTCGCGGAACGGGGCGGCTCCGTATCTTCCAGGGAGATCGACTCGATTTCAACCAGGCCCTTGCGGCTCGAGGGATCGAAGCGGAGCCCTGTCATGGGAGAGTCGATATAAAAGACAAACGTCAGATCCTGCCAGTCTTTTTTATTATTTCGTGTGTCGAACCGTTCAGACTGCTGGTCAGAATAAGAATTATGCTTTTCCGTTTTCCAGTAGAGTTCACCACGCAATCGATAGGGAGCCCGCAGACGGATTTTGACTTTTTTCCAACCGGCTGGTGATTTGAGCTCACGTCCGAAGTGAGGATCTTTGCCGGTGCTGTTAACCTGCAGCAGATTATTTTTGACGCTCAGAGTACAGTCACTATAGGGTGTCCACCCATGGTCTTTCTGTTTGAAGGTCCAGATTTGTGTTGAATCTGAGCCGCTGGAATCTTTGGCCGATATGAAGGCCTGAGAAACCAGCAAGACACTGGTGGCAATACACAATGTTTTGAGTGCTTGAATCACGTCGCTGCCCCTGTAATACAAAGTCAATTGAATAAAAGATGAAGTTGGATGGAAATGCGTCATCATAAATCTGAGACGGACGATCTAAAAATCGAACCATCTCAAAAATCTATCACACAGGAAGGTAAGACCGCAACTGGAAACAGAGGTTCCCTAGTTTGCTATCCCTCATGATAACAGGCGGTTGAAGCAATGAAAACCAGTCTGTATTCATTTTTATTTATTGATTTCCCTTGGGTATACTCGATATTTCTACGAAATCATTGCATCATATCACTGAGTGAATCATCATATTATCAGCATTTCATTCGACCTGATCTTACGCACAATAAATACAAGGAGCCTCACTTGATGACCTGTCGCGAACTGATTCGGAGTTACGGCCTTTATGTAACTATCTTAAGTATCTCTCTCTTTCTCTCCAGCTGCAATCAGCAAAATGGAAACGGAAATTCAACAGCTTCCGATTCCGGTTCCGGCGAGAAAAATGATGTCGCTTATGTGACCAACGGTATCGCTTCCTTCTGGGTCATCGCAGAAAAAGGGGCTGAAAAAGCGGGGGAAGATCTGGGAGTGAATGTGGAAGTTCGCATGCCTGCCCAGGGAGTCGCAGACCAGAAACGGATGGTCCAGGAACTGCTGGCACAAGGTATTGATGGCATCGCGATCAGCCCGATTGATCCTGACAACCAGAATGATCTGCTCCAGGAAATTGCTGATAACTCGATCCTCGTGACTCAGGATTCGGATGCTCCCGACAGTGCCCGTACCTGCTACATTGGTATGGACAATTACGAAGCAGGCCGGATGTGCGGGAAACTGGTCAAAGAAGCCCTGCCGGAAGGTGGAGAAATCATGTTGTTTGTCGGTCGCCTCGGACAGGCCAATGCCCGTCTGCGCCGACAGGGAGTGATCGATGAAGTCATGGACCGCTCTTCAGACAGCAGTCGTTATGACGAACCGGGTGAGGTCATCAAGAACGAGAAATATACGATTCTGGATACCCGTACCGACGACTTTGATTTTCCCCAGGCAAAAGCCAACGCACAGGATGCGATTGCAAAATATCCGAATCTCAAATGTATGGTCGGCCTGTTCGCCTACAACCCTCCACTCTGCCTGGAGGCGGTTCGCGAAGCGGGCAAACTGGGCGACATCAAGATTGTCTCTTTCGATGAGGAAGGCCCCAGCCTGCAGGGAATCATTGACGGAACAGTGGTGGGTACGGTCGTGCAGAACCCGTATCAGTACGGTTATGAATCGGTGCGGGTCCTGAATGCCCTGGCCAATGGGGACAAGTCTGTCGTCCCTGAGAACAAGATTATTCACATTCCGGCCCGCGTGATTAAAAAGGACAATGTGAAAGAATTCTGGGACGAACTGAAACGGTTGACTGGCGATTCCGCAGAGAAAAAACCGGTTGCTGAGGTTAAGCAAAAGCCAGCCGAGACAGAGAAAGAAGCCAAGTCGGATGAATAGCATCCCTTCCGCTTCCACACCTCCCCTGCTGACAGTCCGCTCGATCTCGAAACAGTTTCCGGGGGTGAAAGCCCTGAATCAGGTCAGCCTGTCGCTGAATCAAGGTGAGGTCCTGGCTGTCATTGGGGAAAATGGGGCCGGTAAAAGCACGCTGATGAAGATTCTGGCCGGCGTACAGGCCCCCGATACGGGAAGTCTCCTGATTGATGGTCAGCCGGTCTCTTTTTCAAATGTAGAAGAAGCGCTCAAGAGTGGCGTGGCCCTGATTCATCAGGAACTGAATCTGTGTGACAACCTGGATATCGCAGCGAATATTTTTTTAGGACGCGAGCCCCGGAACTGGGGAATCATCAATCAGAAAAAGACTTATGTCGAAGCGGAAAAGTTTCTGCATCAGGTTGGCTTGGATCTTTCTCCCCGCACGCTGGTAAGCGAGCTGACGGTCGGCCAGCAGCAGATGGTGGAGATCGCCAAGGCACTCTCCGTGAATGCCCGCATCCTGATCATGGATGAACCGACCTCATCCCTGTCGCTGCATGAGTCAGAATCATTATTTGCGGTCATCCGAGAGTTGAAGTCTCGCGGCGTCAGCATCATCTATATCTCGCATCGACTGGGTGAAGTGGATGAACTGGCCGACCGGGTTACCGTTTTGCGCGACGGAGAAAATGCGGGGCACCTGGATCGCGACTCGATCTCACACGACCAGATGGTGCAATTGATGGTCGGTCGGAACGTC contains:
- a CDS encoding c-type cytochrome, which gives rise to MIQALKTLCIATSVLLVSQAFISAKDSSGSDSTQIWTFKQKDHGWTPYSDCTLSVKNNLLQVNSTGKDPHFGRELKSPAGWKKVKIRLRAPYRLRGELYWKTEKHNSYSDQQSERFDTRNNKKDWQDLTFVFYIDSPMTGLRFDPSSRKGLVEIESISLEDTEPPRSASATPVDQIKLLKGYKVELLYSVPTDAQGSWVSMTIDPKGRLIASDQYGSLYRITPSKVGAKTNDTKVEKLNVDMGMAHGLLYAFDSLYAVVNGGNTRPSGLYRLKDTNGDDQFDDVQFLREIKGAGEHGPHAIILSPDKKSLYIAAGNHTDLPNPEKSLVPRNWDEDLLLPRLWDARGHAAGKLAPGGWICRTDPEGKEFELVSSGFRNEYDIAFNPEGELFTYDADMEWDVGSPWYRPTRVNHVTSGSEFGWRSGTGKWPAYYPDSLPAVVNIGQGSPTGIVFGTGTKFPAKYQRALFISDWSYGIIYAVHMKPQGASYVATYEKFASATPLPVTDLVVNPADGALYFTIGGRKTQSGLYRITYTGSESTAPVSPTPAELAGYRELRRDLEKYHEQQNADAVYEVWPYLGHSDRHIRYAARIALEHQPVEQWQNCVLIEQDPATLINAGIALARNGKPAVKHALLERLKGLDWSQLSQTQKMDLLRLYQLVFVRLGEPTERERIDVLAQIDKAYPSDDVFMNRELSRLLVYLNAPKVIERTLALQDKALTQEEQIHYAKVLSSLASGWNNDLRKRYFEWYLKSTAHKGGMSFNKFLVNIRAEAIKTLTDAEKKALKPVLEVNLEKADPIPQGPPRPLVKKWTVEELLHAANNDDVQRNFERGREMFAVATCFKCHRFAGEGGTIGPDLTGAGGRFNAQNLLESIIEPSKVISDQYASTMFVLDDGRVVNGRVINLHGKNMMVLTDMTNPSNLTSVDRDTVEEMMPSKSSMMPTGLVDTLTKEEALDLLAYLRSGGNPKHDLFQKKD
- a CDS encoding sugar-binding protein, which encodes MTCRELIRSYGLYVTILSISLFLSSCNQQNGNGNSTASDSGSGEKNDVAYVTNGIASFWVIAEKGAEKAGEDLGVNVEVRMPAQGVADQKRMVQELLAQGIDGIAISPIDPDNQNDLLQEIADNSILVTQDSDAPDSARTCYIGMDNYEAGRMCGKLVKEALPEGGEIMLFVGRLGQANARLRRQGVIDEVMDRSSDSSRYDEPGEVIKNEKYTILDTRTDDFDFPQAKANAQDAIAKYPNLKCMVGLFAYNPPLCLEAVREAGKLGDIKIVSFDEEGPSLQGIIDGTVVGTVVQNPYQYGYESVRVLNALANGDKSVVPENKIIHIPARVIKKDNVKEFWDELKRLTGDSAEKKPVAEVKQKPAETEKEAKSDE